Proteins co-encoded in one Ooceraea biroi isolate clonal line C1 chromosome 9, Obir_v5.4, whole genome shotgun sequence genomic window:
- the LOC105279564 gene encoding cAMP-regulated phosphoprotein 21 isoform X6: MPSLPSSRQGLAVSGSGGGAPHQDASESDMIDGNANPNAGTSPAPNSLHRPAPSCPPPDKSDTESKNFRNRTNTKLKLLVRSHAMRESTSPPREPHGNGPPSPHSPQSADSEKKIVCSLSPNSTKLNNNESMFNSNLCPAQSPKQMRNTATSPTCRTPSRNGQSSPSQIHSPKNITSPTNGNKFENHRSKFAGANVIQKCNNCVKNNQSERPGLLQTPVSPSKIGQALQHSPKSTNLALSAQNQHNQHKSEQRRPNTLNIYNNQCSAQCNTLSVSRPGSRHKLRHQNSSQGSYDSASPCLSRDSSTELYTDSTGIDLEQFIAETINRNHKDRTVLLRIEKELIEFAKDRQKVSHKFPTMSSYNRMLVHRVAAYFGMEHNVDQSGQSVIITRTKNMRIPDMRFKEHIRDDLILSEEPRRSILKRDSSSFEDSFNFKSPDRSSDYCRRSKSFEEREEEYARARRRIFKDSSGESSEVASWTWSSLESSDTSARYRLLPPSDHLIRQNRLLKGESFDGRDSFRGAVLRPSVSKSFSFGGYTKGMLSRGDSVTSTHSAGARLMKQDSGASVCSRLSPSSSGYKSQSQRSDATISPSPSPSPVPAAVTCSHTQVSSQDLGSPESGGGQTVMWAITSLSSVPPGSIIINPQTNQPCTNADGSIYRYDPDNPPKFFAIENESGNIPAANKQQQQQQQQQQQQPHAELPSEPSRVTSGNFKNEGKKQRSSQSKINTSVTSGAQVTNTATSPSLPFTPPPPPPPPPPPSIPQNPPIPQQQVQQQQQQQQMQQQMQQQQQPIPQQSLVKSSATIQTCSHTNQTAQQPYATYVPTSEPYNQGVYPPPVGQPTVMMAPHPTQGQANSQADVVFNQNQLYANYAMSVHQGPIPQSTDVADLSGYFLGMNIYDQRGNGDSHPTPPHSTYPQPPPSANQTVQNVQTVPPNYWQPPPNQIPPQQTMYFVPPPGTAISVGQNPGDRQQLQQQRFPTNYSFNAQTMTPPSQANSNYVGSYPVAYNSVPAVTTTPGDYTYQPPVHMVPTYYPPAQPAMQPPMVYRVPTPPNTPTSNQIPSMPLMYVNSSNYAPPAMMSSGTFGQVAHNAASSAPTGAYMAPTLVPNFVFRQNVSVVPGVRATTPANSQRASRSPTPAHELFGGGSGDRSAQSQPRYPLPMYQGVHIVQGDMRLMHPGIPTNPRLQYAPVSSPPVVQGCPRSYRPPSYSSNTSGAGTPTSFDGKNQKIRKQRSKVTSLPPNGTRPNLYQTPSIPSLSTNVPKDIREGTVKVTINRRNQLV, encoded by the exons ATGCCCTCACTGCCATCCTCCAGGCAAGGCCTCGCCGTAAGTGGCTCCGGTGGTGGTGCACCTCACCAGGACGCCTCGGAGTCGGATATGATAGACGGGAATGCCAACCCTAACGCCGGCACCTCCCCCGCACCGAATTCACTCCACCGTCCCGCGCCTTCCTGCCCGCCGCCCGACAAATCGGACACCGAGAGCAAGAACTTTCGCAAtcgg ACAAATACGAAACTGAAATTGCTGGTCAGAAGCCATGCCATGAGAGAGTCAACGTCTCCCCCACGGGAGCCACACGGCAACGGTCCACCGTCGCCGCACAGTCCCCAATCGGCAGACAGTGAGAAGAAGATCGTGTGCAGCCTCTCACCTAACTCGACAAAGCTCAATAACAACGAGTCGATGTTCAACAGCAACCTCTGTCCCGCTCAATCTCCCAAGCAAATGCGCAACACAGCGACCTCACCGACCTGCCGGACACCGTCGCGAAATG GTCAATCTAGTCCCTCTCAGATACACTCACCAAAGAACATCACTTCTCCGACTAATGGTAACAAATTCGAGAACCATCGCTCCAAGTTCGCGGGCGCAAATGTCATccagaaatgcaataattgCGTGAAGAACAATCAGAGCGAGCGGCCGGGTCTGCTACAGACGCCGGTGTCACCTTCCAAGATCGGCCAGGCATTGCAGCACTCGCCAAAGAGCACCAATCTCGCCCTGAGCGCGCAGAATCAGCACAATCAGCACAAGTCCGAGCAACGCAGACCGAACACGCTGAATATCTACAATAATCAATGCTCGGCGCAATGCAACACGCTCTCGGTGAGCAGGCCCGGCTCTAGGCACAAATTGAGACATCAGAATTCGTCCCAGGGCAGCTACGACAGTGCATCACCATGCCTTTCGCGCG ACAGCAGCACAGAACTGTACACGGACAGCACCGGGATAGATCTGGAGCAGTTCATTGCAGAAACCATAAATCGCAATCACAAGGATCGCACGGTGTTGCTGAGGATCGAAAAAGAGCTGATCGAATTCGCAAAAGACCGACAGAAGGTCTCTCACAAATTTCCGACCATGTCGTCGTACAACAGGATGCTGGTACATCGAGTAGCAGCTTACTTCGGCATGGAACACAACGTCGATCAGTCGGGTCAAAGCGTCATCATCACGCGGACGAAGAACATGCGGATACCGGACATGCGTTTCAAGGAGCACATCAGGGATGACTTGATCTTGTCGGAGGAGCCACGACGAAGTATCCTAAAACGGGATTCCAGTTCGTTCGAGGATAGCTTCAACTTTAAGTCGCCGGACAGATCGAGCGATTACTGCCGGCGTAGCAAAAGTTTCGAAGAGCGGGAGGAGGAGTACGCTCGGGCTAGACGAAGGATATTTAAGGATAGCAGCGGCGAGAGCAGCGAGGTCGCGTCTTGGACATGGTCCTCATTAGAAAGCTCGGACACATCGGCGAGATATCGCTTATTACCCCCCTCGGATCACCTAATAAG GCAAAATCGACTTCTGAAGGGTGAATCCTTTGATGGGCGAGATTCGTTCCGTGGCGCAGTGTTGCGTCCGTCAGTTTCTAAGTCATTCAGTTTTGGTGGATACACCAAAGGTATGCTGTCGAGGGGAGACAGCGTCACATCTACGCACAGCGCAGGAGCTCGCCTTATGAAGCAAG ACTCGGGTGCCAGTGTGTGTTCACGCTTAAGCCCGTCGAGTAGCGGCTACAAATCTCAAAGTCAACGCAGCGATGCGACAATCTCGCCGTCTCCTTCGCCCTCCCCAGTGCCGGCTGCTGTAACATGTAGCCACACTCAAGTATCTAGTCAGGACTTAGGTTCGCCGGAGTCGGGTGGTGGCCAGACAGTTATGTGGGCAATTACTAGTCTATCCAGTGTACCGCCCGgcagtataataataaacccGCAGACCAATCAACCATGTACGAACGCGGACGGCTCGATTTATCGCTACGATCCGGACAATCCGCCAAAGTTTTTCGCCATCGAGAACGAGAGTGGCAATATACCTGCGGCTAAcaaacaacaacaacagcaacaacaacagcagcagcagcagccacaTGCGGAGCTACCCTCCGAGCCGTCCAGAGTGACAAGTGGTAACTTTAAGAACGAAGGTAAAAAGCAGCGATCGTCGCAGTCGAAGATTAACACCAGTGTAACATCTGGAGCTCAAGTGACGAACACAGCGACGTCGCCAAGTCTGCCGTTcacgccgccaccaccaccgccgccacctcctcctccatcTATTCCACAGAATCCACCCATTCCGCAGCAACAagtgcagcagcaacagcagcaacaacaaatGCAACAACAaatgcaacagcagcagcaaccgATACCGCAACAAAGTCTAGTCAAGTCGTCGGCGACGATTCAGACGTGTAGTCATACTAACCAAACGGCTCAACAACCGTACGCGACCTACGTACCTACCTCAGAACCGTACAACCAGGGTGTCTATCCGCCCCCTGTGGGGCAACCGACTGTGATGATGGCGCCTCATCCGACTCAGGGTCAAGCAAACAGTCAGGCGGATGTTGTCTTCAATCAGAATCAGCTCTATGCCAATTATGCGATGTCTGTGCACCAAGGACCAATACCGCAGTCAACG GATGTGGCTGATTTGTCCGGATATTTCTTGGGGATGAATATATACGATCAGCGTGGTAATGGAGACAGTCATCCGACACCACCGCATTCGACGTATCCTCAACCGCCGCCGTCTGCGAATCAGACCGTACAGAACGTGCAAACTGTACCACCGAACTATTGGCAACCACCGCCGAATCAAATACCG CCCCAGCAGACCATGTACTTCGTACCTCCGCCTGGAACAGCGATTTCCGTCGGTCAGAATCCGGGCGACAGGCAGCAGCTACAACAGCAGAGGTTCCCGACGAATTACTCCTTCAATGCGCAAACGATGACTCCTCCGAGCCAAGCAAATT CTAATTACGTGGGCAGTTACCCAGTAGCGTACAATTCGGTACCGGCAGTAACCACGACACCGGGCGACTATACGTATCAACCTCCGGTCCACATGGTTCCTACGTACTATCCGCCAGCGCAACCAGCGATGCAGCCGCCCATGGTGTACCGAGTACCCACGCCACCAAACACGCCAACGTCGAATCAG ATACCCAGTATGCCGCTGATGTACGTCAACTCGAGCAATTACGCGCCTCCGGCGATGATGTCCAGTGGAACGTTTGGTCAGGTCGCGCACAACGCCGCGTCCTCCGCGCCAACCGGCGCGTATATGGCACCCACGCTCGTTCCCAATTTCGTTTTCAGGCAAAACGTTTCT GTCGTTCCCGGTGTTCGAGCGACAACGCCAGCCAACTCTCAAAGAGCCAGTCGATCCCCAACTCCGGCGCACGAGCTCTTCGGAGGCGGGAGCGGGGACCGAAGCGCACAATCTCAACCACGTTACCCACTGCCAATGTACCAGGGTGTCCATATCGTGCAAG GGGATATGAGATTGATGCATCCTGGCATACCAACCAATCCACGGTTGCAATACGCACCGGTATCATCACCGCCTGTTGTTCAAGGTTGCCCGCGATCGTACAGGCCACCGTCTTATTCATCTAATACCTCGGGCGCCGGCACACCAACTTCCTTTGACGGCAAGAATCAGAAGATTCGCAAACAGAG GTCCAAAGTAACGTCTTTGCCACCGAATGGCACGCGGCCAAATCTGTACCAGACGCCTTCCATACCGTCGCTCTCGACAAACGTACCCAAAGACATCAGAGAAG GAACGGTGAAGGTGACAATCAATCGTCGGAATCAACTGGTATAA
- the LOC105279564 gene encoding cAMP-regulated phosphoprotein 21 isoform X8, giving the protein MRESTSPPREPHGNGPPSPHSPQSADSEKKIVCSLSPNSTKLNNNESMFNSNLCPAQSPKQMRNTATSPTCRTPSRNGQSSPSQIHSPKNITSPTNGNKFENHRSKFAGANVIQKCNNCVKNNQSERPGLLQTPVSPSKIGQALQHSPKSTNLALSAQNQHNQHKSEQRRPNTLNIYNNQCSAQCNTLSVSRPGSRHKLRHQNSSQGSYDSASPCLSRDSSTELYTDSTGIDLEQFIAETINRNHKDRTVLLRIEKELIEFAKDRQKVSHKFPTMSSYNRMLVHRVAAYFGMEHNVDQSGQSVIITRTKNMRIPDMRFKEHIRDDLILSEEPRRSILKRDSSSFEDSFNFKSPDRSSDYCRRSKSFEEREEEYARARRRIFKDSSGESSEVASWTWSSLESSDTSARYRLLPPSDHLIRQNRLLKGESFDGRDSFRGAVLRPSVSKSFSFGGYTKGMLSRGDSVTSTHSAGARLMKQDSGASVCSRLSPSSSGYKSQSQRSDATISPSPSPSPVPAAVTCSHTQVSSQDLGSPESGGGQTVMWAITSLSSVPPGSIIINPQTNQPCTNADGSIYRYDPDNPPKFFAIENESGNIPAANKQQQQQQQQQQQQPHAELPSEPSRVTSGNFKNEGKKQRSSQSKINTSVTSGAQVTNTATSPSLPFTPPPPPPPPPPPSIPQNPPIPQQQVQQQQQQQQMQQQMQQQQQPIPQQSLVKSSATIQTCSHTNQTAQQPYATYVPTSEPYNQGVYPPPVGQPTVMMAPHPTQGQANSQADVVFNQNQLYANYAMSVHQGPIPQSTDVADLSGYFLGMNIYDQRGNGDSHPTPPHSTYPQPPPSANQTVQNVQTVPPNYWQPPPNQIPPQQTMYFVPPPGTAISVGQNPGDRQQLQQQRFPTNYSFNAQTMTPPSQANSNYVGSYPVAYNSVPAVTTTPGDYTYQPPVHMVPTYYPPAQPAMQPPMVYRVPTPPNTPTSNQIPSMPLMYVNSSNYAPPAMMSSGTFGQVAHNAASSAPTGAYMAPTLVPNFVFRQNVSVVPGVRATTPANSQRASRSPTPAHELFGGGSGDRSAQSQPRYPLPMYQGVHIVQGDMRLMHPGIPTNPRLQYAPVSSPPVVQGCPRSYRPPSYSSNTSGAGTPTSFDGKNQKIRKQRSKVTSLPPNGTRPNLYQTPSIPSLSTNVPKDIREGTVKVTINRRNQLV; this is encoded by the exons ATGAGAGAGTCAACGTCTCCCCCACGGGAGCCACACGGCAACGGTCCACCGTCGCCGCACAGTCCCCAATCGGCAGACAGTGAGAAGAAGATCGTGTGCAGCCTCTCACCTAACTCGACAAAGCTCAATAACAACGAGTCGATGTTCAACAGCAACCTCTGTCCCGCTCAATCTCCCAAGCAAATGCGCAACACAGCGACCTCACCGACCTGCCGGACACCGTCGCGAAATG GTCAATCTAGTCCCTCTCAGATACACTCACCAAAGAACATCACTTCTCCGACTAATGGTAACAAATTCGAGAACCATCGCTCCAAGTTCGCGGGCGCAAATGTCATccagaaatgcaataattgCGTGAAGAACAATCAGAGCGAGCGGCCGGGTCTGCTACAGACGCCGGTGTCACCTTCCAAGATCGGCCAGGCATTGCAGCACTCGCCAAAGAGCACCAATCTCGCCCTGAGCGCGCAGAATCAGCACAATCAGCACAAGTCCGAGCAACGCAGACCGAACACGCTGAATATCTACAATAATCAATGCTCGGCGCAATGCAACACGCTCTCGGTGAGCAGGCCCGGCTCTAGGCACAAATTGAGACATCAGAATTCGTCCCAGGGCAGCTACGACAGTGCATCACCATGCCTTTCGCGCG ACAGCAGCACAGAACTGTACACGGACAGCACCGGGATAGATCTGGAGCAGTTCATTGCAGAAACCATAAATCGCAATCACAAGGATCGCACGGTGTTGCTGAGGATCGAAAAAGAGCTGATCGAATTCGCAAAAGACCGACAGAAGGTCTCTCACAAATTTCCGACCATGTCGTCGTACAACAGGATGCTGGTACATCGAGTAGCAGCTTACTTCGGCATGGAACACAACGTCGATCAGTCGGGTCAAAGCGTCATCATCACGCGGACGAAGAACATGCGGATACCGGACATGCGTTTCAAGGAGCACATCAGGGATGACTTGATCTTGTCGGAGGAGCCACGACGAAGTATCCTAAAACGGGATTCCAGTTCGTTCGAGGATAGCTTCAACTTTAAGTCGCCGGACAGATCGAGCGATTACTGCCGGCGTAGCAAAAGTTTCGAAGAGCGGGAGGAGGAGTACGCTCGGGCTAGACGAAGGATATTTAAGGATAGCAGCGGCGAGAGCAGCGAGGTCGCGTCTTGGACATGGTCCTCATTAGAAAGCTCGGACACATCGGCGAGATATCGCTTATTACCCCCCTCGGATCACCTAATAAG GCAAAATCGACTTCTGAAGGGTGAATCCTTTGATGGGCGAGATTCGTTCCGTGGCGCAGTGTTGCGTCCGTCAGTTTCTAAGTCATTCAGTTTTGGTGGATACACCAAAGGTATGCTGTCGAGGGGAGACAGCGTCACATCTACGCACAGCGCAGGAGCTCGCCTTATGAAGCAAG ACTCGGGTGCCAGTGTGTGTTCACGCTTAAGCCCGTCGAGTAGCGGCTACAAATCTCAAAGTCAACGCAGCGATGCGACAATCTCGCCGTCTCCTTCGCCCTCCCCAGTGCCGGCTGCTGTAACATGTAGCCACACTCAAGTATCTAGTCAGGACTTAGGTTCGCCGGAGTCGGGTGGTGGCCAGACAGTTATGTGGGCAATTACTAGTCTATCCAGTGTACCGCCCGgcagtataataataaacccGCAGACCAATCAACCATGTACGAACGCGGACGGCTCGATTTATCGCTACGATCCGGACAATCCGCCAAAGTTTTTCGCCATCGAGAACGAGAGTGGCAATATACCTGCGGCTAAcaaacaacaacaacagcaacaacaacagcagcagcagcagccacaTGCGGAGCTACCCTCCGAGCCGTCCAGAGTGACAAGTGGTAACTTTAAGAACGAAGGTAAAAAGCAGCGATCGTCGCAGTCGAAGATTAACACCAGTGTAACATCTGGAGCTCAAGTGACGAACACAGCGACGTCGCCAAGTCTGCCGTTcacgccgccaccaccaccgccgccacctcctcctccatcTATTCCACAGAATCCACCCATTCCGCAGCAACAagtgcagcagcaacagcagcaacaacaaatGCAACAACAaatgcaacagcagcagcaaccgATACCGCAACAAAGTCTAGTCAAGTCGTCGGCGACGATTCAGACGTGTAGTCATACTAACCAAACGGCTCAACAACCGTACGCGACCTACGTACCTACCTCAGAACCGTACAACCAGGGTGTCTATCCGCCCCCTGTGGGGCAACCGACTGTGATGATGGCGCCTCATCCGACTCAGGGTCAAGCAAACAGTCAGGCGGATGTTGTCTTCAATCAGAATCAGCTCTATGCCAATTATGCGATGTCTGTGCACCAAGGACCAATACCGCAGTCAACG GATGTGGCTGATTTGTCCGGATATTTCTTGGGGATGAATATATACGATCAGCGTGGTAATGGAGACAGTCATCCGACACCACCGCATTCGACGTATCCTCAACCGCCGCCGTCTGCGAATCAGACCGTACAGAACGTGCAAACTGTACCACCGAACTATTGGCAACCACCGCCGAATCAAATACCG CCCCAGCAGACCATGTACTTCGTACCTCCGCCTGGAACAGCGATTTCCGTCGGTCAGAATCCGGGCGACAGGCAGCAGCTACAACAGCAGAGGTTCCCGACGAATTACTCCTTCAATGCGCAAACGATGACTCCTCCGAGCCAAGCAAATT CTAATTACGTGGGCAGTTACCCAGTAGCGTACAATTCGGTACCGGCAGTAACCACGACACCGGGCGACTATACGTATCAACCTCCGGTCCACATGGTTCCTACGTACTATCCGCCAGCGCAACCAGCGATGCAGCCGCCCATGGTGTACCGAGTACCCACGCCACCAAACACGCCAACGTCGAATCAG ATACCCAGTATGCCGCTGATGTACGTCAACTCGAGCAATTACGCGCCTCCGGCGATGATGTCCAGTGGAACGTTTGGTCAGGTCGCGCACAACGCCGCGTCCTCCGCGCCAACCGGCGCGTATATGGCACCCACGCTCGTTCCCAATTTCGTTTTCAGGCAAAACGTTTCT GTCGTTCCCGGTGTTCGAGCGACAACGCCAGCCAACTCTCAAAGAGCCAGTCGATCCCCAACTCCGGCGCACGAGCTCTTCGGAGGCGGGAGCGGGGACCGAAGCGCACAATCTCAACCACGTTACCCACTGCCAATGTACCAGGGTGTCCATATCGTGCAAG GGGATATGAGATTGATGCATCCTGGCATACCAACCAATCCACGGTTGCAATACGCACCGGTATCATCACCGCCTGTTGTTCAAGGTTGCCCGCGATCGTACAGGCCACCGTCTTATTCATCTAATACCTCGGGCGCCGGCACACCAACTTCCTTTGACGGCAAGAATCAGAAGATTCGCAAACAGAG GTCCAAAGTAACGTCTTTGCCACCGAATGGCACGCGGCCAAATCTGTACCAGACGCCTTCCATACCGTCGCTCTCGACAAACGTACCCAAAGACATCAGAGAAG GAACGGTGAAGGTGACAATCAATCGTCGGAATCAACTGGTATAA